The segment TAATATTTTATTCCTTGCATCTTGCGTTGCATTTGGAATTTCCTTTGCCTTACCCTTCCTTTTTGCTGCTTTTTATCCCATTGGACGCTCCATTGGTGATGATGAGGTAAACTCATAACTTGAAGGTGTATCTGGGTTATTCGATGATGCCTCACTAACATAAGTctttgttatttttgaagaacTTCCAATCGATTCTCCCATCCatttaggttcatcttttaaCAATCGCCATGCGTACTCAAGATTGAATGTTGTACCTTGATCCTAAGCAAAAAATGCATTTGCAGCGGCCATGATATCGTTCTCCGATGTCCCACTTTTCTTTCCATTAACAGCTTGTTTGTAACACCCAACAAATTTTTGAACCAAGCTATTTATTCGATGCCATCGACACTTTAATTGTCCCTTTAACTTTTCCCGCGATTGCCCACGATACTCGTTATAATTGGCAGCGACTCTTACCCAAAAACTCTCAGCCTTTTGATCAACTCCCACAATTGGATCTTTTGAAACATTGAGCCATGATTGGATAAGTAGTATATCCTCATCCCTTGTAAAGTGCTCTCGAGatgtttttttaacaacaacCCTTTCTTCTTTTTCAGTGCCAACTTGAGTAGAAAATGGTGGAACTTGAGTAGGAAATGGTGGAACTTGAGTAAAAAATGGTGGAACTTGAGTAGAAAATGGTGGAACTTGAGTAGAAAATGGTGGCATCGGTggaatttgagaattttgaggattaggattttgataattttgcatgAAATTGAACATAGCTTGTTGATAATGAAAATGATTAGGATCCATTTGACCTAAACAATTGTAATTtgaagtaaaaaaaatgaaattttgagttaaaatgatgaaattgtgagagagaaatttgaaattgaagagaaaataaaagtgtTGGTAAAATTTGTGTcagtaatgtttttcaaaaaactaaatttataacaaaaaaaataacttaaacaaAAATAGCCGTTGTTGAACGACTCTTTTTAATATTATGacattataatattaaaagaacCGTTGCATTATTATACCATGATGACCATGCTGGCAATGTTTTGGTACGGCTACAATGGAAAAGTCAATGTCCACGCTGGCAAACCAAAGGGAAAAACCACCGCTGGAGGTGGTCTAAGGACTTGTATATATTTGTAAGAACTAAGAACAGGTGCAACTCTGCGCTTGTAGAGCTTCATTGCGAATGGGTGAAAGCTTGGGAGATGATAGTATGAAAAAAGTTTAATGAGAAATGATGAAATCCTTTT is part of the Vicia villosa cultivar HV-30 ecotype Madison, WI unplaced genomic scaffold, Vvil1.0 ctg.001020F_1_1, whole genome shotgun sequence genome and harbors:
- the LOC131632789 gene encoding glutathione S-transferase T3-like, translating into MDPNHFHYQQAMFNFMQNYQNPNPQNSQIPPMPPFSTQVPPFSTQVPPFFTQVPPFPTQVPPFSTQVGTEKEERVVVKKTSREHFTRDEDILLIQSWLNVSKDPIVGVDQKAESFWVRVAANYNEYRGQSREKLKGQLKCRWHRINSLVQKFVGCYKQAVNGKKSGTSENDIMAAANAFFA